One window from the genome of Macrobrachium rosenbergii isolate ZJJX-2024 chromosome 2, ASM4041242v1, whole genome shotgun sequence encodes:
- the LOC136847337 gene encoding uncharacterized protein, with translation MGSGSSSPRNQHDEGGGGGGGGGGGGDGVGGVMFQQRPPHIRLEGKQVMSGEEFTDISYSDLGFIITPQSKKLTLNNNNCQREADANHANCKQCSPVHSRSAKNKPQDPYLENDCDSVSSSVMETEGSGFHTHHRASRPTLSSSTPNINFSNSNRVANNERPNRHSLGSLQQRGSDGSFTLSQMRASAKIRRGEAPDRNLDDLRLEEVSS, from the exons ATGGGTTCTGGAAGCAGCTCGCCCAGGAACCAGCACGacgaaggagggggaggaggaggaggtggaggagggggcgGTGACGGAGTGGGTGGAGTCATGTTCCAGCAGCGGCCCCCCCACATTCGCCTGGAAGGGAAACAGGTCATGAGTGGAGAGGAATTCACGGATATCTCCTACAGCGATCTCGGCTTCATCATCACCCCTCAG TCGAAGAAGCTGACGCTGAACAATAACAACTGCCAACGTGAGGCCGACGCCAACCACGCCAATTGCAAGCAGTGTTCTCCCGTGCACTCGAGGAGTGCCAAAAATAAG CCTCAGGACCCGTACCTGGAGAACGACTGCGACTCGGTGAGCTCCAGCGTGATGGAGACGGAAGGGAGCGGCTTCCACACCCACCACAGGGCGTCCAGGCCCACCCTCTCTTCCAGCACGCCCAACATCAACTTCAGCAACTCCAACAGGGTGGCCAACAACGAGCGCCCCAACAGGCACTCCCTGGGGTCGCTCCAACAGAGGGGGAGCGACGGGAGCTTCACGCTGTCGCAGATGAGGGCGTCGGCCAAGATACGCCGGGGGGAGGCGCCCGACAGAAATCTCGACGACTTGCGGCTGGAGGAGGTTTCCTCTTGA